From one Nocardioides yefusunii genomic stretch:
- a CDS encoding Ig-like domain repeat protein: MKTTTSTLRRGIAAAVTSALVVGTGAVLAAPANADAVVTDDLRWGLSTMAYGHLGTKTATGGASVDNAAKQLVFPVVAAEVAPDGDRIIQFGGAVNAGFGFGGSMLYSIDIVRPRLVVEADGDGRLEATVGSTGTRTDPTFAMPAKRVVVAEFSDAVVDENGSITATPDFEGVLPHGSAEAIALGVSAPATDTKPALPNEGASFHPEFLGALHADLRGSFYKSGATSDANKAPAEIQASVSAFAPVSKPTVTASVDSVDDDFTTIKIQGTNVDPGNAGIYASLVEAGGRIDWKMDTETGTASTIHTIYLTTAAFVGKNVTGFVTVPTSKIDPSKKYEILTAPAHGKVSPLQEGRTPAFAVSFATKTGLSANVKTPRAVTLTAKVTPGVAGKVSFKTGGKVVGSAAVKGGVATLKLTGLTPGKKTYTASFAPAAGSRFTASAAGNITATVVKATPKTTLKVTKKATIKKAGKVKVSVASGSLKATGKVKVSIKAPNKKKAVVKKASLKKGTVTVALPKAGKKGTYKVTVTYAGDKNLKAAKKVTKTYKVKK, from the coding sequence ATGAAGACCACCACGAGCACCCTGCGGCGCGGAATCGCTGCCGCTGTGACGAGCGCTCTCGTCGTCGGCACCGGCGCAGTTCTCGCTGCGCCCGCCAACGCTGACGCGGTCGTCACCGACGATCTGCGCTGGGGCCTGTCGACCATGGCGTACGGCCACCTCGGTACCAAGACCGCCACCGGCGGGGCATCGGTCGACAACGCGGCCAAGCAGCTGGTCTTCCCGGTCGTCGCGGCCGAGGTGGCGCCGGACGGCGACCGCATCATCCAGTTCGGCGGCGCGGTCAACGCTGGCTTCGGCTTCGGCGGCTCGATGCTGTACTCGATCGACATCGTCCGTCCCCGTCTGGTCGTCGAGGCTGACGGTGACGGCCGCCTCGAGGCCACGGTCGGCTCCACCGGAACCCGCACCGATCCCACCTTCGCGATGCCGGCCAAGCGCGTCGTCGTTGCCGAGTTCTCCGACGCCGTGGTTGACGAGAACGGCTCGATCACCGCGACCCCCGACTTCGAGGGTGTGCTTCCGCACGGCTCCGCCGAGGCGATCGCGCTGGGTGTCTCCGCTCCGGCCACCGACACCAAGCCGGCACTGCCGAACGAGGGTGCCTCCTTCCACCCCGAGTTCCTCGGTGCCCTCCACGCCGACCTGCGTGGCTCGTTCTACAAGTCCGGGGCGACCAGTGACGCCAACAAGGCGCCCGCTGAGATCCAGGCATCGGTGTCGGCCTTCGCCCCGGTCTCCAAGCCGACCGTGACTGCTTCGGTCGACTCCGTCGACGATGACTTCACCACCATCAAGATCCAGGGCACCAACGTCGACCCCGGCAACGCCGGTATCTACGCCTCGCTGGTCGAGGCCGGCGGCCGTATCGACTGGAAGATGGACACCGAGACCGGTACCGCTTCGACGATCCACACCATCTACCTCACCACTGCCGCGTTCGTCGGCAAGAACGTCACCGGGTTCGTCACCGTGCCCACCTCCAAGATCGACCCGTCGAAGAAGTACGAGATCCTGACCGCGCCGGCCCACGGCAAGGTCAGCCCGCTGCAGGAGGGCCGCACTCCGGCGTTCGCGGTCAGCTTCGCGACGAAGACCGGGCTCAGCGCCAACGTCAAGACCCCGCGTGCCGTCACCCTGACCGCCAAGGTCACCCCGGGCGTCGCCGGAAAGGTCTCCTTCAAGACCGGTGGCAAGGTCGTCGGCTCCGCAGCCGTCAAGGGCGGCGTCGCCACCCTGAAGCTCACCGGCCTCACGCCCGGCAAGAAGACCTACACCGCATCGTTCGCTCCGGCTGCCGGCAGCCGCTTCACCGCATCGGCTGCGGGCAACATCACCGCGACCGTCGTGAAGGCCACCCCCAAGACCACTCTCAAGGTCACCAAGAAGGCCACGATCAAGAAGGCCGGCAAGGTCAAGGTCTCCGTCGCGTCGGGCTCGCTCAAGGCAACCGGCAAGGTGAAGGTCTCGATCAAGGCCCCCAACAAGAAGAAGGCCGTCGTCAAGAAGGCCTCGCTGAAGAAGGGCACCGTCACCGTCGCGCTTCCCAAGGCTGGCAAGAAGGGCACCTACAAGGTGACCGTCACCTACGCAGGCGACAAGAACCTGAAGGCTGCCAAGAAGGTTACCAAGACCTACAAGGTCAAGAAGTGA
- a CDS encoding NAD-dependent epimerase/dehydratase family protein, whose protein sequence is MRVLLTGAAGSIGRTVGPALVAAGHDVVGVDLVDASWSGAVAWHVGDCSDAAWTDSVLAAVVPDAVVHLAGHPDELDLLGSFTSHVLTTTVLLDAMVAHGVQRFVYASSNHAVGRTVRTELTDGVLGVDARPRPDTFYGVGKVAAEAVMSLYADRHGIDAVACRIGSFLERPTTRRHLATWLSPGDCVRMVVAALTAEAPGFAVLYGVSANTDGWWDLEPGLALGYSPVDDAAVFADELPARDEDEFEALHPGGPFAGEQYHRRGVPLT, encoded by the coding sequence ATGCGCGTCCTCCTGACCGGTGCGGCCGGCTCGATCGGCCGCACCGTCGGACCCGCGCTCGTCGCGGCCGGCCACGACGTCGTCGGTGTCGACCTCGTCGACGCCTCGTGGAGCGGTGCGGTGGCGTGGCACGTCGGGGACTGCTCCGACGCTGCCTGGACCGACTCGGTGCTCGCGGCCGTGGTGCCCGACGCTGTGGTCCACCTCGCCGGGCACCCCGACGAACTCGACCTGCTCGGGTCGTTCACCTCGCACGTGCTCACCACCACTGTCCTGCTGGACGCGATGGTCGCGCACGGTGTGCAGCGCTTCGTCTACGCCTCCTCCAACCACGCGGTGGGGCGTACGGTCCGCACAGAGCTCACCGACGGCGTCCTCGGCGTCGACGCCCGTCCGCGCCCCGACACGTTCTACGGAGTGGGCAAGGTGGCGGCCGAAGCGGTGATGAGTCTCTACGCCGACCGCCACGGCATCGACGCGGTGGCCTGCCGGATCGGTTCGTTCCTGGAGCGGCCCACCACGCGTCGTCACCTGGCGACGTGGCTCTCCCCCGGCGACTGTGTCCGGATGGTCGTCGCGGCGCTCACCGCCGAGGCTCCGGGCTTCGCGGTGTTGTACGGCGTCTCGGCCAACACCGACGGCTGGTGGGACCTCGAGCCCGGCCTGGCGTTGGGCTACTCCCCCGTCGACGACGCGGCTGTCTTCGCCGACGAGCTGCCCGCGCGCGACGAGGACGAGTTCGAGGCTCTGCACCCCGGTGGCCCGTTCGCCGGGGAGCAGTACCACCGCCGCGGCGTCCCGCTCACCTGA
- a CDS encoding purine-nucleoside phosphorylase: MTENDPFALADQAAATLRELTGVESHDTALVLGSGWLPAVDALGPATAEINTTDLPGFHAAGVQGHSGKIRSIKVGDKNVLVFLSRTHFYEGKGVRAVVHPVRTAAAAGCRAIVLTNGCGGLNPAWAPGTPVLISDHINSTGHSPIEGANFVDLTDLYSPRLREIAQQIDPTLDEGVYVQTPGPHYETPAEIRMFRTWGADLVGMSTTLEAIAARQSGLEILGISLVTNAAAGMTGEPLNHEEVLEAGRSAATRMGSLLTQLVPQI; this comes from the coding sequence GTGACCGAGAACGATCCCTTCGCCCTGGCCGACCAGGCCGCCGCCACCCTCCGGGAACTGACCGGAGTCGAGAGCCACGACACTGCACTCGTCCTCGGGTCCGGCTGGCTCCCCGCCGTCGACGCGCTGGGACCCGCCACCGCCGAGATCAACACCACCGACCTGCCCGGCTTCCACGCTGCCGGTGTCCAGGGACACTCCGGCAAGATCCGCTCGATCAAGGTCGGCGACAAGAACGTCCTCGTCTTCCTGTCCCGCACTCACTTCTACGAGGGCAAGGGCGTCCGCGCCGTCGTCCACCCGGTCCGCACCGCTGCCGCCGCCGGGTGCCGCGCGATCGTGCTGACCAACGGCTGTGGCGGACTCAACCCCGCCTGGGCCCCCGGCACCCCGGTCCTGATCAGCGACCACATCAACTCCACGGGCCACTCCCCCATCGAGGGCGCCAACTTCGTCGACCTCACCGACCTGTACTCGCCGCGCCTGCGCGAGATCGCCCAGCAGATCGACCCGACCCTCGACGAGGGCGTCTACGTCCAGACCCCGGGCCCGCACTACGAGACCCCGGCCGAGATCCGCATGTTCCGCACCTGGGGCGCTGACCTCGTCGGCATGTCCACCACGCTGGAGGCGATCGCCGCCCGCCAGTCCGGTCTGGAGATCCTGGGCATCAGCCTGGTCACCAACGCCGCCGCCGGCATGACCGGCGAGCCCCTGAACCACGAAGAGGTTCTCGAGGCCGGCCGGTCCGCCGCCACCCGCATGGGTTCGCTGCTCACCCAGCTGGTTCCGCAGATCTGA
- a CDS encoding FUSC family protein — MAADRPFPHLPAVLPKLTLAERLRLVRGRWRLLVRLAGATALAYAFSTHVLGHEQAFFAPVAAVVVLLGGVGLRHRMLVDLILGVAIGVLVTEGLIHVIGRGTWQLALVVVLVTASAVFSGLKGVALTQAANSGVLLTAIVPVVGAANPAVTRFADSLVGGLAALVLLVLFPRNARRDLDLEVRPLLASLQGVLTTLAESMRNADPAAAQAALTRARGLQGKINSAITTAANAREAANLSPTRWRQREDIERYTVVLGDIDNAIRDARVLARRVGTMMRLGENPGAHLAAAVDGLAEGVGVFQDVLADPGERARAEKALINSVKIAMDALTDEMTLNRAAVAAQVRSLAADVLFAGGMTRDELDVRLRF, encoded by the coding sequence GTGGCAGCAGACCGACCCTTCCCCCACCTGCCCGCCGTCCTCCCCAAACTGACGCTGGCAGAACGCCTCCGTCTGGTTCGCGGACGGTGGCGACTGCTGGTGCGCCTCGCAGGCGCCACCGCTCTGGCCTACGCCTTCTCCACCCACGTGCTGGGCCACGAACAGGCATTCTTCGCGCCCGTGGCAGCCGTGGTGGTGCTGCTCGGAGGCGTCGGACTGAGGCATCGCATGCTCGTCGACCTGATCCTCGGTGTCGCGATCGGTGTCCTCGTCACCGAGGGCCTCATCCACGTCATCGGCCGAGGCACCTGGCAGTTGGCTCTCGTCGTCGTGCTGGTCACTGCCTCGGCCGTGTTCAGTGGCCTCAAGGGCGTCGCTCTCACCCAGGCCGCCAACTCAGGTGTGCTGCTGACGGCCATCGTCCCCGTCGTGGGGGCCGCCAACCCTGCCGTCACCCGCTTCGCCGATTCGCTCGTCGGTGGTCTGGCAGCACTCGTGCTGCTGGTGCTGTTCCCCCGCAACGCCCGACGCGACCTCGACCTGGAGGTTCGCCCCCTGCTCGCCTCGCTCCAAGGTGTGTTGACGACCCTGGCCGAGTCGATGCGCAACGCCGACCCCGCTGCGGCGCAGGCCGCCCTGACGCGAGCCCGTGGGCTGCAGGGAAAGATCAACTCCGCCATCACGACTGCGGCCAATGCGCGCGAGGCCGCGAACCTCTCGCCCACCCGATGGCGCCAGCGCGAGGACATCGAGCGCTACACGGTCGTGCTCGGTGACATCGACAACGCGATCCGGGACGCCCGCGTCCTGGCGCGCCGGGTCGGCACGATGATGCGACTGGGGGAGAACCCCGGAGCCCACCTCGCTGCCGCCGTCGACGGTCTCGCCGAAGGCGTCGGCGTCTTCCAGGACGTCCTCGCCGACCCTGGCGAGCGGGCCCGGGCAGAGAAGGCGCTGATCAACTCGGTGAAGATCGCGATGGATGCGCTCACCGACGAGATGACCCTCAATCGGGCCGCGGTGGCGGCGCAGGTGCGCTCGCTGGCTGCAGACGTGCTCTTCGCCGGTGGCATGACCCGTGACGAGCTGGACGTGCGCCTGCGGTTCTGA
- a CDS encoding gamma-glutamylcyclotransferase: MSLYAAYGTNLDPARMGSRCPHSPLRGTGWLTGWRLTFGGEEHGWDGSLATLVEDPIDQVFVALYDVTEEDELALDGWESADTGLYRKAKVRVATMNGEVLAWTYVLDAYEGGLPSASYLGVIADAAEAADAPKDYVAALRNRPCRSIGH; encoded by the coding sequence GTGAGCCTCTACGCCGCCTACGGCACCAACCTCGACCCCGCTCGGATGGGCAGCCGGTGTCCGCACTCCCCCCTGCGTGGCACGGGCTGGCTGACGGGCTGGCGCCTGACGTTCGGCGGGGAGGAGCACGGGTGGGACGGATCGCTGGCCACCCTCGTCGAGGACCCGATCGATCAGGTGTTCGTGGCGCTCTACGACGTCACCGAGGAGGACGAACTGGCCCTTGACGGCTGGGAGTCCGCCGACACCGGCCTCTACCGCAAGGCCAAGGTCCGGGTGGCGACCATGAACGGCGAGGTCCTGGCATGGACCTACGTCCTCGACGCCTACGAGGGCGGCCTGCCGAGCGCCTCCTACCTCGGCGTCATCGCAGACGCCGCCGAGGCGGCCGACGCCCCCAAGGACTACGTCGCCGCACTGCGCAACCGCCCCTGCCGCTCGATCGGCCACTGA
- the lpdA gene encoding dihydrolipoyl dehydrogenase: MTDSATHFDVVVLGAGPGGYVAAIRAAQLGKKVAVVEKQYWGGVCLNVGCIPSKALLKNAELAHLLTHDKAKYGIEGDATMSYGPTHKRSRQVSAGIVKGIHFLMKKNKITEVDGWGTITSPTSLSVALNNGETQTLTFNDLIIATGATVRMLPGIEVSQNVVTYEEQILDAELPKSIVIGGSGAIGVEFAYVMKNFGVDVTIVEFADRMVPAEDADISKELLKHYKKLGVKILLSTKVEKVEDTGSGVRVTVSPAAGGESTVIEADKMLAAFGFAPRITGYGLETIGVETERGAIKVDARGRTNVPNVWAIGDVTGKMMLAHVAEAMAVVAAETMAGVETMEIDFDMIPRATYCHPQIGSFGYSEQQAKDKGYDVKTSVFPFSANGKAAGLGETAGFVKIVADAKYNEILGAHMIGPDVTEMMPVLTLAQRFDLTADEVGRNIFAHPTLSEAVKEAVEGIAGHMINF; the protein is encoded by the coding sequence GTGACTGACTCCGCGACTCACTTCGACGTTGTTGTCCTCGGCGCTGGCCCTGGTGGTTATGTTGCCGCCATCCGCGCCGCCCAGCTCGGCAAGAAGGTTGCCGTGGTGGAGAAGCAGTACTGGGGCGGTGTCTGCCTCAACGTTGGCTGCATTCCCTCCAAGGCTCTCCTCAAGAACGCCGAGCTGGCGCACCTCCTCACCCACGACAAGGCCAAGTACGGCATCGAGGGTGACGCCACCATGTCCTACGGCCCGACGCACAAGCGTTCGCGCCAGGTGAGCGCAGGGATCGTCAAGGGCATCCACTTCCTCATGAAGAAGAACAAGATCACCGAGGTCGACGGCTGGGGCACCATCACGTCCCCGACCTCCCTCTCGGTGGCGCTCAACAACGGTGAGACCCAGACCCTCACCTTCAACGACCTGATCATCGCCACCGGCGCGACCGTCCGCATGCTCCCGGGCATCGAGGTCTCGCAGAACGTGGTCACCTACGAGGAGCAGATCCTCGACGCCGAGCTCCCCAAGTCGATCGTCATCGGTGGATCCGGCGCCATCGGCGTCGAGTTCGCCTACGTGATGAAGAACTTCGGTGTGGACGTCACCATCGTCGAGTTCGCGGACCGCATGGTCCCGGCCGAGGACGCTGACATCTCCAAGGAGCTCCTCAAGCACTACAAGAAGCTGGGCGTCAAGATCCTCCTCTCGACCAAGGTCGAGAAGGTCGAGGACACCGGCTCCGGCGTCCGCGTCACCGTCTCCCCGGCTGCCGGTGGCGAGTCCACCGTCATCGAGGCCGACAAGATGCTCGCCGCCTTCGGTTTCGCTCCCCGCATCACCGGCTACGGCCTCGAGACCATCGGTGTCGAGACCGAGCGCGGCGCGATCAAGGTCGACGCCCGCGGTCGCACCAACGTCCCCAACGTGTGGGCCATCGGTGACGTCACCGGCAAGATGATGCTCGCTCACGTGGCCGAGGCCATGGCCGTCGTCGCCGCCGAGACCATGGCTGGTGTCGAGACCATGGAGATCGACTTCGACATGATCCCGCGCGCCACCTACTGCCACCCGCAGATCGGCTCGTTCGGTTACTCCGAGCAGCAGGCCAAGGACAAGGGCTACGACGTCAAGACCTCGGTCTTCCCGTTCTCCGCCAACGGCAAGGCTGCCGGCCTGGGCGAGACCGCTGGTTTCGTCAAGATCGTCGCCGACGCCAAGTACAACGAGATCCTCGGCGCCCACATGATCGGCCCGGACGTCACCGAGATGATGCCGGTCCTGACCCTGGCTCAGCGCTTCGACCTCACCGCTGACGAGGTCGGCCGCAACATCTTCGCGCACCCGACCCTGTCGGAGGCCGTCAAGGAGGCCGTCGAAGGCATCGCCGGCCACATGATCAACTTCTGA